From the Desulfonatronovibrio magnus genome, one window contains:
- a CDS encoding phosphorothioated DNA-binding restriction endonuclease has product MEIVDKFKHITVWKRGGKRAPHKPLLVLYAIGCLLRNQTRLISYEEIEKRLKDLLMAFGPASVSLRTEYPFWRLQNDNLWKVENSEMFRLTSSGDPLRSELINLRAYGGFKSDVFDNLKKSTQTLKQVIEKILYDNFPESIQEDILQAVGIDLEDLVTKARRNPLFRSKILRAYENRCAVCGFDVRLDYYPIALEAAHIKWHQAGGPDEERNGIALCTMHHKLFDRGAFTLSGDMEILVSDRANGTCGFNEWLMNFHGKKIQHPQRITYLPHQEFVAWHVKQVFQGDYRAIGASITI; this is encoded by the coding sequence ATGGAAATCGTAGATAAATTTAAGCATATTACCGTGTGGAAACGTGGCGGCAAAAGAGCCCCTCATAAGCCACTTCTTGTACTTTATGCCATTGGTTGTCTGCTGAGGAATCAAACAAGACTTATTTCCTATGAGGAAATTGAAAAAAGGCTGAAGGACTTGCTCATGGCTTTCGGTCCGGCCAGTGTATCTTTAAGGACAGAGTATCCCTTCTGGAGATTGCAGAATGATAATTTGTGGAAGGTTGAAAACTCTGAGATGTTCAGGCTTACCTCCAGCGGTGATCCTCTTAGATCTGAGTTGATCAATTTGAGAGCTTATGGTGGCTTCAAAAGCGATGTGTTTGATAATTTGAAAAAATCTACTCAAACCCTTAAGCAGGTCATTGAAAAAATTCTTTACGATAACTTTCCGGAATCTATCCAAGAAGACATTCTGCAGGCTGTGGGGATTGATCTCGAGGACCTGGTGACAAAGGCCAGAAGGAATCCTTTGTTTCGCAGCAAAATACTCCGGGCCTATGAAAACCGTTGTGCCGTCTGTGGTTTTGATGTTCGCCTTGATTATTATCCCATTGCCTTAGAAGCAGCTCATATCAAATGGCATCAGGCGGGCGGTCCGGATGAAGAGCGTAATGGTATTGCCCTTTGTACTATGCACCATAAGCTTTTTGACAGGGGTGCTTTTACTTTGTCAGGTGATATGGAGATTCTGGTCTCAGATAGAGCCAATGGCACTTGTGGCTTCAATGAATGGCTAATGAATTTTCATGGCAAAAAGATTCAGCATCCCCAGAGAATCACATATCTGCCGCACCAGGAATTTGTGGCCTGGCATGTTAAGCAGGTTTTCCAGGGTGATTATAGGGCGATAGGGGCATCGATAACTATTTGA
- a CDS encoding HigA family addiction module antitoxin, translating to MNKKLTPITPGDVLLEEFLLPMEISQNQLAKAINVPANRINQIINGKREITADTALRLGKFFGIEPEFWLNLQLRFNMKIAQEKHGAEIEKEVKAYKPKMDNFQTATA from the coding sequence ATGAATAAAAAATTAACTCCTATCACCCCTGGAGATGTGCTTCTTGAAGAATTTCTACTCCCAATGGAAATTTCTCAAAATCAATTAGCCAAAGCTATAAATGTGCCAGCCAATAGGATAAATCAAATAATAAATGGAAAGCGAGAAATTACAGCAGACACTGCTTTAAGATTAGGAAAGTTTTTTGGCATTGAACCTGAATTTTGGTTAAATTTACAATTAAGGTTTAACATGAAAATAGCCCAGGAAAAGCATGGAGCGGAAATAGAAAAGGAAGTTAAAGCATACAAGCCAAAAATGGACAATTTCCAAACAGCGACGGCATGA
- a CDS encoding type II toxin-antitoxin system RelE/ParE family toxin, which translates to MIKSFTCKDTEKLFNDLDVKKFRAISRQARIKLEVLNAAVSLDTLKIPPGNRLEALKGNRKGQYSIRINSQWRICFKWQDNNSYNVEIIDYH; encoded by the coding sequence ATGATTAAATCATTCACGTGTAAGGATACTGAAAAGTTGTTTAATGATCTGGATGTCAAAAAATTTCGGGCAATATCCAGGCAAGCCCGTATCAAGTTGGAAGTCCTGAATGCTGCTGTTTCACTGGATACCTTAAAAATTCCTCCGGGAAACAGACTGGAAGCCTTGAAAGGAAATAGAAAAGGACAATATAGCATCCGCATTAACAGTCAATGGCGTATATGTTTTAAATGGCAAGACAATAACTCTTACAATGTTGAAATTATAGACTATCATTAA